A window of the Tachyglossus aculeatus isolate mTacAcu1 chromosome 2, mTacAcu1.pri, whole genome shotgun sequence genome harbors these coding sequences:
- the BHLHE41 gene encoding class E basic helix-loop-helix protein 41, which translates to MEGGLPLGGQDRPAAEARAFVGLDFPLPTYRGKPRRGMKRDQGKETYKLPHRLIEKKRRDRINECIAQLKDLLPEHLKLTTLGHLEKAVVLELTLKHLKALTALTEQQHQKIIALQNGAAPCGKRRRRGGRRGRGRRPPPAPGGPEPPRTNCVPVIRRPRASPDTDTDSGYGGGGGGGCPGNGPVKREPPAAPDPAPPKRPRPAAGGVAVGAPPGLLRSLLALAAPPAGPLCLPFCFFAPSAAYLQPLLHNYLLHAGHGGHAGHGGHTGHGGHPPTPLLYPCLASVFAPPPDRDGTATAAAAAAAAAFPCLSSVFAPPPDRAGTAAAAASVSAPPPDRAGTATTTAAAAFPCLSSVFAPPPDRAGTAAATAAFPSLASVFAPPPDRDGTATATAAAAFPSLTSVLAPPPDRAGTAAAAANFPNLSSVLAPSPDRAGTAAAAAAYPNLSSVLAPSPDRPGTAAAPFPNLNSVLAPPPDRAGTAAAPSAACFPTLSSVLAPSPNGAGTAAAAAFPNLSSVLAPSPETVRTTAAATAAFPSLSSVLAPSPDRARTAAATAAFPSLSSVLAPSPDRAGSAAVAVFPSLSSVLAPPPDRAGAAASPPLAAGPAPAGAKAEPGAGAPPCGGPGNPLRDPAPSLLPPPLLPGGRAPNAIIIIIIILCASSQNRVTAARQVVGLDAFSFFSFVSCWLAGDPLCHSHSAVEDPWRCVFVCVSPSRQTEIYIYFGCIFSKVLNGRQNVRLAFCPSR; encoded by the exons atggagggagggctgCCCCTCGGGGGGCAGGACCGGCCGGCGGCGGAGGCCCGGGCATTCGTGgg GCTGGACTTCCCCCTACCCACCTACCGGGGCAAACCCAGGAGGGGCATGAAGCGCGACCAAGGCAAG gAGACTTACAAACTGCCCCACAGATTGATAGAAAAGAAAAGGCGAGACAGAATTAACGAGTGCATCGCCCAGCTCAAAGATTTATTGCCCGAACATCTGAAACTGACG ACGTTGGGACATCTGGAAAAGGCAGTAGTTTTGGAATTAACTTTGAAACACTTAAAAGCTCTAACGGCCCTGACGGAGCAGCAGCATCAGAAGATAATCGCTTTGCAGAATG gggcggcacCCTGCGGTAA gaggcggcggaggggggggaggagggggagggggcggcgtcccccccccgcccccgggggccCGGAGCCCCCCCGGACCAACTGCGTGCCCGTCATCCGCCGGCCGCGGGCCTCGCCGGACACCGACACGGACAGCGGctacggcgggggcgggggcggcggttgCCCCGGCAACGGGCCCGTGAAACgggagccccccgccgccccggaccCCGCGCCCCCCAAGCGCCCCCGTCCGGCCGCTGGCGGCGTTGCCGTTGGCGCCCCCCCCGGCCTGCTCCGCTCCCTGCTGGCCCTCGCCGCGCCCCCCGCCGGCCCGCTCTGCCTGCCCTTCTGCTTCTTCGCGCCCTCCGCCGCCTACCTGCAACCGCTGCTCCACAACTACCTCCTGCACGCCGGGCACGGGGGGCACGCCGGGCACGGGGGGCACACCGGGCACGGGGGGCACCCCCCCACgcccctgctctacccctgcCTCGCCTCCGTCTTCGCGCCCCCTCCGGACAGGGACGGAACCgcaaccgccgccgccgccgccgccgccgccgcctttccctgcctctcctccgtcTTCGCGCCCCCGCCGGACAGGGCGGGGACtgcagccgccgccgcctccgtctCCGCGCCCCCTCCGGACAGGGCGGGAACTGCAACCACAACCGCCGCCGCGgcctttccctgcctctcctccgtcTTCGCGCCCCCTCCGGACAGGGCGGGAACCGCAGCCGCCACCGCCGCCTTCCCCAGCCTCGCCTCCGTCTTCGCGCCCCCTCCGGACAGGGACGGAACTGcaaccgccaccgccgccgcagCCTTCCCCAGCCTCACCTCCGTGCTGGCGCCCCCTCCGGACAGGGCGGGAACTGCAGCCGCCGCCGCCAACTTCCCCAACCTCTCGTCCGTGCTGGCGCCCTCTCCGGACAGGGCGGGAACTGCAGCCGCCGCAGCCGCCTACCCCAACCTCTCGTCCGTGTTGGCGCCCTCTCCGGACAGGCCGGGAACAGCAGCCGCCCCTTTCCCCAACCTCAACTCCGTCTTGGCGCCCCCTCCGGACAGGGCCGGAACTGCAGCcgccccctctgcagcctgcttccccaccctctcctccgtGCTGGCGCCCTCTCCGAACGGGGCAGGAACTGCAGCCGCCGCCGCCTTCCCCAACCTCTCCTCTGTGCTGGCGCCCTCTCCGGAGACAGTCCGAACTACAGCTGCCGCCACCGCAGCCTTCCCCAGCCTCTCCTCCGTGCTGGCGCCCTCTCCGGACAGGGCCAGAACTGCAGCCGCCACCGCCGCCTTCCCCAGCCTCTCCTCCGTGCTGGCGCCCTCTCCGGACAGGGCCGGATCTGCAGCCGTCGCCGTCTTCCCCAGCCTCTCTTCCGTGCTGGCGCCCCCTCCGGACAGGGCGGGAGCTGCAGCCTCCCCCCCCCTCGCCGCCGGCCCCGCACCTGCCGGAGCCAAGGCGGAGCCCGGAGCCGGAGCGCCCCCTTGTGGAGGACCGGGAAACCCCCTGAGagaccctgccccttcccttctccctcctcctctcctgccaggAGGGAGAGCtcctaatgctattattattattattatcatattatgtGCATCCTCGCAGAATCGTGTCACCGCTGCACGGCAGGTAGTGGGGCTGGatgcattttcctttttttccttcgtGAGCTGCTGGTTGGCGGGCGACCCCTTGTGTCACTCCCATTCTGCTGTAGAAGACCCCtggaggtgtgtgtttgtgtgtgtgtctccctctagacagaCGGAGATATACATATATTTTGGATGTATCTTTTCGAAGGTTCTAAATGGAAGACAAAACGTACGGCTCGCTTTCTGTCCATCTAGGTAG